The Ziziphus jujuba cultivar Dongzao chromosome 5, ASM3175591v1 genome segment GTCATCGTTTTGCTGTTCTTTGTTTAGCAACTGCTGGGAATTTGATATTTAGCGGCTCTGAGGATACGACGATTAGGGTAtggaaaagagaggaaagagactGTTTCCATGAATGTTTGGCAGTGTTGGATGGACATAGAGGACCAGTGAGATGCTTAGCAGCTTGTTTGGAGATGGAAAATGTTGTAATGGGATGTTTGGTTTACAGTGCAAGTTTGGACCAAACGTTTAAGGTTTGGAGGGTTAAGGTTTTGGTTGAGAGAAAACACTGCTTGGACCGTATGGACCGAAATGATTCGAGGACCAAAGCTGTGGAATATGAGATGAACCCTGTGCTATCACCTTCCTGGGTACAAAAGAAGCTTCAAGGTAAATGAAAATTCTTTTTGTAGTATCTACTAATATTTTAAACATATTACTTTTAgttagaattttcttttcaaattcaaaattttaaaaagtatgatttttacTTGATTTAGTTCTTAAAAAGGAATTGAGTTATCACCTTTAACTGAACatcattctttttttcatatcttaacttaattttattttttcaattcactaatattttatttattttatttttgtggaaaAGGCCCAATGCATCAATGAGCTGAGATTGGCTATCTTCCGTATTGCACATCTAAATTAGATGAAAGATGAAGGCTGTGGCAGAGTGCCACATGaaagtatataataaatttagttgGAAAGGTACTTTTGTCATATTCCTGTAGGCTCTGACAgctaatttgaattttaattcattttcatAACCAAATTTTAGCATATGTAGTCTACCTAATATCCATTCCTATATTACTTCACATATTGTTAATTCCCTCAGCTACCATATTAACAATTGCTTATCTTATCTTGGGTATATTTTTCGAAGCCCTGTTGGGCAATGGCCCAGGCCCTCTACCAGCTAATTTGTCTACTTGTCCATcgttttgttgttattattaaatgTTATAAACCGATTATGTTTTATTAGTTTGCTTGTAAAATCTTTTTCCTAATTAGTCAAATATCTTAAATATGCTGCTACAGCCTGCATATCCTCACCGGCCCctcaactgttattattattattattatatatatatatatatatatatgtatgtatgtatggctAATACTAGGGGCATTAAGATGtctaccaaaatatttttactaaaataatatgACAATGTgatatgttataattttattaattggcaaaataatataaacaaaatattattaagtGTATTTTAAAGtgtaattaaatgaataataatagaaatatcaAAAAGTATACCTAGTAATGATCAAGGTTCAATTATTCTATTAACTTACATTTATACTTATCTTTTGTgaaaattcatttattcatatttaaattatataaatatttttgctaataaaaataataacacattaccttatcatataattttaacgtgttatagatttttttggtgtttataatattattataactaAATAATAGCATACCTCAAGTAAGTAACAAAACtttatcatttaatatatatgttagtAGATTTTTTAGCATCCTTGATATAattctatataaaataattataactgattttcttttctttgttggtGCGGTTGATAAGAATATTAATTAGCATCTTAATATTCCTctgaaaaatgattaatatatatatatatatatatatataaatatatatttttgctataCTGTGCACAAaccaattttttatattggttATCTGCCTTTTATGGGGCAAGATTAGCACgatttttagcaaaattatgtatacatacatattccTTTCGAAATGGTGATCGATTTGGGTCTTTTACAATGAACATCGTAGCTAAAATTGTGATCTATGCTGGCATCTACTTGCAAAGGATGCTGTTGACCATCTGGGTCTTTTACCATGTTTATTGTCTAATGCATTAACGAAGGAGCAATTTCGGCAGACTACACCCCGGTATTCtcacagaaattttttttttttttccctaaaaaaatTCCTCATAGACCGGAGCTATTTTTCATCCCCAATCCATCACCACGCCTGGAGGTACGAGTATAATACTGTTTGAGTTAggtgtattttatatatataagaaaaatggtGTTTGTCATTACTCTTGCTTGGCACCTCACataccatgtatatatatatatatatatattgttgcaagACTTTTTTGGGCTTAAATAAAGTTTATGAATCTGGGAtctaacaaataaaacaaacagaTGTTGATGTGGAACCACTACTAAAGAAtccaattatgtatatatatatatatatatagaaccatGTTTTTTAATTGTgtctttaagaaaattaaaagaaaaggctTTTAAACATATAGTTAAATGTAATTCTGCAGAATTAGATAAAGCTTTGGACTGAAATGAATTAATTTGtgcattaaatttaaatttatgggaAGCGCACTAGTAAAAGGTAACTTCTTAATAGTGTTATAATTATGCATGCATACGTATGCTAAGAATAAAAGAAAGCCTAGAAAATAACACATAGAATAGAATACAAAGATCTGAGTGTGGGACTGAAGATTAATTTGAACTCCATGACACACGTTTAAAAGCCATCTTCATCCGTGGGAAGAGGAAGATGAGTTGGTGTAGCAATGAAGAAAGTGTCATATATATACCCAGCAAGCCCACCACCAATGAGTGGCCCAACCCAGTAAACCCAGTGATCAGTCCAGTCCCAGCTCACCAAAGCAGGTCCAAAAGACCTAGCTGGGTTCATGGAAGCCCCAGAAAATGGTCCACCAGCCAAGATATTGGCTCCAACTACGAACCCAGTTAGAGTTGGGCCCAGCCCATCAAGAGTTCCTTTCTTGGGGTCCACCATGGTAGCGAAAACCGTGAAGAGCAAGGAAAAGGTGAGCACAATCTCCCATATCACTCCTTGCAAAGATCCCACCCCAGCTGCCAGTGAATGAATCGGAGTATTCTGCAtccatatttatacatatttaataaatgtCACATGTtagtattaaataatataagatatgactttcaaaaaaaaaaaaaaaaattggcaatatatgatgaattattattattattattattatgacatACTAGTCCTCCAGTAAGGTAGGATAGAAGAAAACAAGCAGTTGAAGATGCAAGCAATTGAGCGATCCAGTAAAGTATAGATCGGAAGACGGTGATTCGACCGCCGAAGAGGAGACCGAGAGTGACGGCGGGGTTGAGATGACCACCGGAAATGTGACCGGCAGATATCATGACTGCTACAACTAGTGCATGTGCCACGGCCACAGCAAACAACCCCAGAAGTGCATTACCCACCAACTTATCTGTTTTTTTCACCAGCAAATTtagatttaattaatttcataacatataataaaattatgttcAAATAGTACAGTATAAATCAAGTAAGATTGACTCAAATAATATGTCTTTCAGTAAATATGTTTTAAgtattatatagtatataaaatGATTGATGATTTACGTACCGGCAGTGATGGCCGATCCAACACCGGCAAAGACGAAGAGGAAGGTGGTGATGAACTCCACCACGAGGGCTCTAATGCAATCAGGCTGAGCTGCCTCACGGCTGGTTCCCAAAGCTATTTTCCCCATTCTTATTATTTCCCTGCTTTTTGCCTCTCAGCTAGCTCTTCTCCGATCTTTGTCCTTCTCAGACTTTGGCAATGGCAGAGATCGCCTTAAGTAGGGACGTCCAAGCACTGTGGGACTTTAAAATATTGGTTAATTAATTTGGCtaactataatataaaatttttctattagAGGTGAGCTCGCTCAATTTTTTTCGGGGACAGGTTATATACAAGTATAATGATTGGACGGTCACAATT includes the following:
- the LOC107420666 gene encoding aquaporin TIP4-1 encodes the protein MGKIALGTSREAAQPDCIRALVVEFITTFLFVFAGVGSAITADKLVGNALLGLFAVAVAHALVVAVMISAGHISGGHLNPAVTLGLLFGGRITVFRSILYWIAQLLASSTACFLLSYLTGGLNTPIHSLAAGVGSLQGVIWEIVLTFSLLFTVFATMVDPKKGTLDGLGPTLTGFVVGANILAGGPFSGASMNPARSFGPALVSWDWTDHWVYWVGPLIGGGLAGYIYDTFFIATPTHLPLPTDEDGF